A single Paraburkholderia sp. D15 DNA region contains:
- a CDS encoding GNAT family N-acetyltransferase yields the protein MLTSLQAEIPDTSAIQLRPLSAALVDRRALFALYKLSLYEHIDQTFGWDENFQQQRFSTSYRDDDFIAITQGPLMLGYVALKDEADEIHLSLLLVQPEHRNRQIGRQVMEALLSWAARSQRSVALSCFLCNRAAMRFYERLGFGIVTKDEHFVTYRFPVS from the coding sequence ATGCTTACTTCATTGCAAGCGGAAATCCCCGACACCAGCGCCATTCAGCTGCGCCCACTGTCCGCAGCGCTCGTCGATCGGCGAGCGCTGTTTGCACTCTACAAACTGTCGCTTTACGAGCATATCGATCAGACCTTCGGTTGGGACGAGAACTTCCAGCAACAAAGATTCAGTACGTCCTATCGCGATGATGATTTCATTGCGATAACGCAAGGTCCGCTAATGCTGGGATATGTTGCACTGAAGGATGAAGCGGACGAGATTCATCTATCGCTTCTGCTTGTACAGCCAGAACATCGAAATCGACAAATCGGCCGGCAAGTCATGGAAGCGTTGCTGTCATGGGCGGCTAGATCACAGCGGTCCGTCGCCCTGTCATGCTTTCTATGCAATCGCGCAGCGATGCGTTTCTACGAGCGACTTGGGTTCGGCATCGTGACAAAAGACGAGCATTTTGTGACCTATAGATTCCCGGTCTCCTGA